In one Bosea sp. RAC05 genomic region, the following are encoded:
- the dxr gene encoding 1-deoxy-D-xylulose-5-phosphate reductoisomerase, with amino-acid sequence MLRTVTLLGATGSIGRSTREVVAENPDRLRIAAVVAGRDAVALARIAIETGASFAALADEQAGPALAEALAGSGIACGAGRSAVLEAVSRESDIVVSAISGAAGLEATFAALTPGRVVALANKESLVCAGAAVMARARAVGARILPLDSEHNALHQVLGAEPIEAIRSMTLTASGGPFRTWSAERIAAARPEQALAHPNYAMGAKITIDSASMMNKGLELIEACFLFGLVPGQLEVLVHPQQIVHGLVTFRDGSVSAGMALPDMRVAAAHCLGIDGRLDAPPARFLDLAMSAPLSFERPDLVRFPALGLAIAALAAGGAMPAILNAANEVAVAAFLEGRIGFPGIAGLVEAVCAGPGAGLPAATDVAAALAIDHEARNRARELLSRAPFAVT; translated from the coding sequence ATGCTTCGCACCGTCACGCTTCTCGGAGCGACCGGGTCCATCGGCCGATCGACCCGCGAGGTCGTGGCGGAGAATCCCGACCGGCTGAGGATCGCAGCGGTGGTGGCTGGGCGCGACGCCGTGGCGCTGGCCCGCATCGCGATCGAGACCGGCGCCAGCTTCGCCGCGCTCGCCGACGAACAGGCCGGGCCCGCTCTGGCCGAGGCGCTGGCCGGCAGCGGCATCGCCTGCGGGGCGGGGCGCAGCGCCGTGCTCGAGGCGGTCAGTCGGGAGAGCGACATTGTCGTCAGCGCCATCTCGGGGGCTGCCGGGCTGGAGGCGACGTTTGCGGCGCTGACGCCGGGCCGCGTTGTCGCGCTCGCCAACAAGGAGAGCCTCGTCTGTGCCGGGGCGGCCGTGATGGCGCGCGCCAGAGCTGTCGGCGCCCGCATCCTGCCGCTCGATTCCGAGCACAACGCCCTGCATCAGGTGCTGGGCGCCGAGCCGATCGAGGCGATCCGCAGCATGACGCTGACTGCCTCGGGCGGGCCGTTCCGGACCTGGAGCGCCGAGCGGATCGCGGCCGCCCGGCCCGAGCAGGCGCTGGCCCACCCCAATTATGCGATGGGCGCCAAGATCACGATCGACTCCGCCAGCATGATGAACAAGGGGCTCGAGCTGATCGAGGCCTGCTTCCTGTTCGGGCTGGTGCCGGGGCAGCTCGAGGTGCTGGTCCATCCCCAGCAGATCGTCCATGGCCTCGTCACCTTCCGCGACGGGTCGGTCAGCGCCGGCATGGCGCTGCCGGACATGCGGGTGGCCGCCGCCCATTGCCTCGGCATCGACGGCCGCCTCGACGCGCCGCCCGCCCGTTTCCTCGATCTCGCGATGAGCGCGCCGCTGAGCTTCGAACGGCCGGACCTCGTCCGCTTCCCGGCGCTCGGGCTGGCCATCGCCGCCCTGGCGGCCGGCGGGGCCATGCCGGCCATCCTCAATGCCGCCAATGAGGTAGCCGTCGCCGCCTTCCTGGAGGGGCGGATCGGTTTTCCCGGGATCGCGGGCCTGGTCGAGGCCGTCTGCGCAGGCCCCGGCGCGGGGCTCCCGGCCGCGACCGATGTGGCGGCTGCGCTGGCCATTGACCATGAGGCGAGAAACCGCGCGCGCGAACTCTTGTCGCGGGCGCCCTTCGCTGTCACCTAA
- the rseP gene encoding RIP metalloprotease RseP: MDFLATLWNAGAFLPAYILPFLFVLTIVVFVHELGHFLVARWCGVDVKVFSIGFGRELFGFNDRHGTRWRFALIPLGGYVKFSGDADAASAGADSAELGTMTQQQRERSFPAQSIGERAAIVAAGPIANFLLAILIFGASVYVFGKPVLAPRVDQVVAGSAAERGGLRAGDLVVSIDGRAISSFSDMQRAISVRPEETLTVVVDRAGALVTLPVTPALVEQSTPVGKQRIGVLGVQASRQASDWQTQHFGLLESAKVGVGETWYVVERTYDYLAKLVRGRESVDQLSGPIRIAQVSGIVASSSGLMGLLNLAAILSVSIGLMNLFPVPMLDGGHLMFYAIEAVRGRPLSDRAQELGFRFGLGLVLMLMLFVTWNDLVHVRSLL, encoded by the coding sequence ATGGATTTCTTGGCGACACTCTGGAACGCGGGCGCGTTCCTGCCGGCCTATATCCTGCCCTTCCTCTTCGTGCTGACCATCGTCGTCTTCGTCCATGAGCTCGGCCATTTCCTCGTGGCCCGCTGGTGCGGCGTCGACGTCAAGGTCTTCTCAATTGGCTTCGGCCGCGAGCTGTTCGGCTTCAACGACCGCCACGGCACGCGCTGGCGCTTCGCGCTGATCCCGCTCGGGGGCTACGTCAAGTTCTCGGGCGATGCGGATGCGGCTTCGGCCGGGGCCGATTCCGCCGAACTGGGCACGATGACGCAGCAGCAGCGGGAACGCTCCTTCCCGGCCCAGTCGATCGGCGAGCGCGCGGCCATCGTCGCCGCCGGCCCGATCGCCAACTTCCTGCTCGCCATCCTGATCTTCGGCGCCTCCGTCTATGTCTTCGGCAAGCCGGTGCTCGCGCCGCGCGTCGACCAGGTCGTCGCCGGCAGCGCTGCCGAGCGCGGCGGCCTGCGCGCGGGCGATCTCGTTGTTTCGATCGACGGCCGCGCGATCTCCAGCTTCTCCGACATGCAGCGCGCGATCTCGGTCCGCCCCGAGGAGACGCTGACCGTCGTGGTGGATCGCGCCGGAGCGCTGGTGACGCTGCCCGTCACGCCGGCGCTCGTCGAACAGAGCACGCCGGTCGGCAAGCAGCGCATCGGCGTGCTCGGGGTCCAGGCCTCGCGTCAGGCCAGCGACTGGCAGACGCAGCACTTCGGCCTGCTCGAATCGGCCAAGGTCGGCGTCGGCGAGACCTGGTACGTCGTCGAGCGCACCTATGACTACCTCGCCAAGCTCGTGCGCGGGCGTGAATCGGTCGATCAGCTCTCCGGCCCGATTCGGATCGCGCAGGTCTCGGGCATCGTCGCCAGCAGTTCGGGCCTGATGGGGCTGCTCAACCTCGCCGCGATCCTCTCGGTCTCGATCGGCCTGATGAACCTCTTCCCCGTGCCGATGCTCGATGGCGGGCATCTGATGTTCTATGCGATCGAGGCGGTGCGTGGCCGCCCCCTCAGCGACCGGGCCCAGGAACTCGGCTTCCGCTTCGGCCTCGGGCTGGTGTTGATGCTGATGCTCTTCGTCACCTGGAACGATCTCGTCCACGTGCGATCCCTGCTCTAG
- the bamA gene encoding outer membrane protein assembly factor BamA, with protein sequence MTSTQKSRSIRTRLSRSVGLSAFMLAVSGGVVFAQAVIVQGNRRVDAETIRSYAAGQSAPQQIRENLLATGLFTNVQVSRRGAQTVISVQESDTINRVAFEGNRRLKSEVLVQQVQSKAGGPMSQQLIDADVARLKEVYRRAGYGLSSVSGRIAPLPNGRSDVVFTINESGKTGIKSINFEGNQVYSDGRLRGLMTSTESNFLSWIKTSDVYDPDRINSDLELVRRFYLKNGYADFQILNSAARFDDAAGGWVIDVTVAEGPQYKVGSVSVNSSVREIDSTTLNNYVVTSAGDTYNAEAVEKTLVSLTTEVSRRGYPFAQVRPRGDRDAAGRLIGITYVVDDGPRVYVERINVRGNTRTRDYVVRRELDLGEGDAYNKVMVDRAERRLNNLGFFNKVRITNEPGSAPDRVVVNIDVEDKATGSFSISGGYSTSDGVIGEVALSESNFLGRGQFVRIAGTLGQRTQGVDFSFTEPYFLGRRIAAGFDLFSKFSDNYNTGRFESRVTGGTVRMTFPITEEFSITPRYSLYTTEIEIPNNADRPYNDCTVPLTGITPGTAGALAASTAINCLTNGEATIAVKEAAGTTLTSMVGLGFNYNSLDSNQNPRNGFIAEIKPEFAGVGGDSKFLRVSADARYYKEIFDDVVGFVRVQGGHVQATSGNLRMIDHYFLGPTLVRGFAPSGIGPRDVLNDPTANALGGTTYFGGTVEVQFPIWGLPRDLGLRGAIFADAGTLFNYDGGKSVASACPAGSTGRQFNVVTTSAFQTNVACVRDKNVLRSSVGVSLLWQSPLGPIRFDYAYALSKDDGQFGTAIINGQAVTAKYGGDRTQAFRFSGGTRF encoded by the coding sequence ATGACGTCGACCCAAAAGAGCCGGTCCATCAGAACGCGGCTCTCTCGATCAGTCGGACTTTCGGCCTTCATGTTGGCCGTAAGCGGTGGCGTGGTGTTCGCGCAGGCCGTGATTGTCCAGGGCAACAGGCGCGTGGATGCGGAGACGATCCGCTCTTACGCGGCAGGCCAGAGCGCGCCGCAGCAGATTCGCGAGAACCTGCTCGCCACGGGCCTCTTCACCAATGTCCAGGTCAGCCGCCGGGGCGCGCAGACGGTCATCTCCGTCCAGGAGAGCGACACGATCAACCGCGTCGCCTTCGAGGGCAACCGCCGCCTGAAGAGCGAAGTCCTGGTCCAGCAGGTCCAGTCGAAGGCCGGCGGGCCGATGAGCCAGCAGCTTATCGATGCCGACGTCGCCCGGCTCAAGGAAGTCTATCGCCGCGCCGGCTACGGCCTGTCCTCGGTCAGCGGCCGCATCGCCCCGCTGCCGAACGGCCGCTCGGACGTCGTCTTCACGATCAACGAGAGCGGCAAGACCGGCATCAAGTCGATCAACTTCGAAGGCAATCAGGTCTATTCCGATGGCCGCCTGCGCGGCCTGATGACCTCGACCGAATCGAACTTCCTCAGCTGGATCAAGACCTCCGACGTCTATGATCCCGACCGCATCAACTCGGACCTCGAGCTGGTCCGTCGCTTCTACCTGAAGAACGGCTATGCCGACTTCCAGATCCTGAACAGCGCCGCCCGCTTCGACGACGCGGCCGGCGGCTGGGTCATCGATGTCACGGTGGCGGAAGGTCCGCAGTACAAAGTCGGCAGCGTCTCGGTCAATTCCTCGGTGCGCGAGATCGATTCCACCACGCTCAACAACTATGTCGTGACCTCGGCGGGTGACACCTACAACGCCGAAGCCGTCGAGAAGACGCTCGTCAGCCTGACGACCGAGGTCTCGCGCCGCGGCTATCCCTTCGCCCAGGTCCGCCCGCGCGGTGACCGCGACGCCGCCGGTCGCCTGATCGGCATCACCTATGTCGTCGACGACGGCCCGCGGGTCTATGTCGAGCGCATCAATGTGCGTGGCAACACCCGCACGCGCGATTATGTCGTCCGCCGCGAGCTCGATCTCGGCGAGGGCGATGCCTACAACAAGGTCATGGTCGATCGCGCCGAGCGTCGCCTGAACAATCTCGGCTTCTTCAACAAGGTTCGTATCACCAACGAGCCGGGCTCCGCGCCCGATCGCGTGGTCGTCAACATCGACGTCGAGGACAAGGCCACGGGCTCGTTCTCGATCTCGGGCGGCTATTCGACCTCGGACGGCGTGATCGGCGAGGTCGCGCTGTCGGAGTCGAACTTCCTCGGCCGTGGCCAGTTCGTCCGCATCGCCGGCACGCTCGGCCAGCGCACGCAGGGCGTCGACTTCTCCTTCACCGAGCCCTATTTCCTCGGTCGCCGCATCGCGGCGGGCTTCGACCTGTTCTCGAAGTTCAGCGACAACTACAACACCGGCCGCTTCGAGAGCCGCGTCACCGGCGGCACCGTCCGCATGACCTTCCCGATCACGGAAGAGTTCTCGATCACACCGCGCTACTCGCTCTACACCACCGAGATCGAGATCCCGAACAACGCCGATCGGCCGTACAACGATTGTACGGTTCCGCTGACCGGCATCACCCCGGGCACCGCGGGCGCGCTCGCCGCCAGCACGGCGATCAACTGCCTGACCAACGGTGAGGCGACGATTGCGGTGAAGGAAGCCGCCGGCACGACGCTGACCTCGATGGTCGGCCTCGGCTTCAACTACAACTCGCTCGACAGCAACCAGAACCCGCGCAACGGCTTCATCGCCGAGATCAAGCCTGAGTTCGCGGGCGTCGGTGGCGACTCGAAGTTCCTGCGCGTGTCGGCCGATGCGCGCTACTACAAGGAAATCTTCGACGACGTCGTCGGCTTCGTCCGCGTCCAGGGTGGTCACGTCCAGGCGACGAGCGGCAATCTCCGCATGATCGACCACTACTTCCTCGGACCGACCCTGGTGCGTGGTTTCGCGCCCTCCGGCATCGGCCCGCGCGACGTGCTGAACGATCCGACGGCCAACGCGCTCGGTGGCACCACGTATTTCGGTGGCACGGTCGAGGTGCAGTTCCCGATCTGGGGCCTGCCGCGTGATCTCGGCCTGCGCGGCGCGATCTTCGCGGATGCCGGTACGCTGTTCAACTATGACGGCGGCAAGTCGGTCGCGAGCGCCTGCCCGGCTGGCTCGACGGGTCGTCAGTTCAACGTCGTCACCACCTCGGCCTTCCAGACCAACGTGGCCTGCGTGCGCGACAAGAACGTGCTGCGCTCCTCGGTCGGCGTCAGCCTGCTCTGGCAGTCGCCGCTCGGCCCGATCCGGTTCGACTACGCCTATGCGCTGTCGAAGGATGACGGCCAGTTCGGCACGGCGATCATCAACGGCCAGGCCGTCACCGCCAAGTACGGCGGCGACCGCACCCAGGCCTTCCGCTTCTCCGGCGGCACCCGCTTCTGA